CTGTGAAAATTTAGACATTCAACATGCTCAACACAGAAATTGTTGGATCTCTGGAGACAAAGATATCAAAGGAATACAGAGGTAGTGTGAAAAAAAATAAATTAGAGCAAATGATCGGCCATGAGCTAGTTGCTACTTTGGCAGACTGAATCGCTTATCCATgttccttattgaaacatattatATCCTAAGGGAACTTGACAGGGTGAATGCTGAAGGGATGTTACCTTTTATGGGAGAGAAAAGAACTAAAGGATGCAATTTATAAATAAGGGTCTCCGTTTAATATATAGAAgaagaagattttttttctctcaggagGGTCATGAATATATAACTTCATTATCTAGCAGTGGAGGTAGAATCATTGAATACTGTTACGGCAGAAGTAAATATATTCTTATCTAACAATGGAGCCAGTGATTATTGGAAGTAGATTGGAATACAGAGTGGAAGCCACAATCAGGTCAACCGTGATCCAATTGAATAGGATCAAggtgaaggggctgaatggcctattcctgtcccTAATTCATATGTTTCATATGTTAGcatcatccttataaatcttcctTAAACTTTCTCCAGTTCTTCAATCTATTTTTCAGAATATGTTTCCTCAAGAAATTAGAGAAACCACATTGAacatggactgtaccaagatctACCAGGAAAGGGAGGAACAATGTCAAAATATTTTCAGGTTTGTTTTTTAACTTCAGTTTAATTACACCATATCTATAATCCAATTAAGTAAGTTTTAGCACTAGTTTATTTGATTTAAAATTGGTGATTCATTCAGTAACTGACTTATTTTCACAGTCAAGGATTGTTGGGTCATTCCTTCTTAAATTCAAGCTGTTTATGTAAATGAAGCAATTCTTCTGTTGTTTTCATTGGGTTCAATTCTGTCAGCATGTGGATCAATATTATCTCAATCCTTTTTACGTCTGGTAAGATATGCATGCCATGATCTTAGTTTTGTCACTAAACGATTGCACTGATGTATATGCTAATTTGTTTATTATAATCAAATTTATGAATCTAAATGTATCGGTCAAGTAAAAAAAACAGCTTGATCAGTCTCTGTGGTTACAATGTCTCAAAGAATTAAAGTCTATTCATTGGGCATCATAGTTACAAATATGTTTTATCCATGGTATTTAAAAGAAGTTCTTTTTCATGTTTTCAGGTTATCCATACATGTCTGAAAGTGTAGTCTATAGGTTACAATGGGGTGCAAGATCATTTGAAAGTTCCAGGGAATATTGCACTTGGACATATGATGGACTAGCTGAAATCTACAATGAGAATCTGCAGCATTATCTGTCATCAGTTGCAAGTGGCAAAGAAGTCTGGATTGGTGTGTCAAAATGTAACTCGGTCTGGTGCTACAGTGGCACAGGTAAAATGGTCTCATACACCAACTGGGCAGAGGGAGAACCTAACAACTACTACTCCTTCATCTTCGGAGCAGAGAACTGTgttttgatgctcagtagcagcgaATGGAATGATGAAAATTGCTCTGAGGAACACTCTTTTATGTGCCAAGAATGTAAGTACTCGTCCCTCATTTCTCAACACAGAAATTGTTGGGGGCAGATATTGATGGTAAGGGGCAGGAAGATTAAAAAGGATGTGAGGAAAACCTTTTTCACCTCTAGGGTGATGGGTATCTGAACTTCAGTGCCTGTAAGGATGGCAGTGGCTGaaatcctcataacatttaagaagtatttagatgaacagttgtgatgccaaggcatagaAGGCTATTGGGCCACGGCtagaaatgggattagaatagttagatggGTGTTATTGACTGATGCAGACTACATGGGCTTAAGGTCTTTTTCCTTTATGAGTCTAAGTTAGTGATATTATGGAGGTTGCAAGGAAATGAGATAGAGTATGGAGCAAGGACTGAGAAAAAAAATCTGTAAGAGACTGTGTACTTCATTGAACTGTAAACTGGAATGGAAGTGAGATTGttccatagagtcatagggtcatacaatacagaaacagacccttcagttcaactagtccaaaccgaacataatcccaaactaaactagtcccacctgctgctcctaccccatatctctccaaaccctttcctatttgtgtacttatccaaatatcttttaaacattgtaattgtacccacatccaccacttcctcaggaagttcattccacacatgtgtaaaaaaattgtccctcaagtcttttttaaatctctttgcactcaccttaaaaatgtacccctTAGTCTTAAAATCTCTCATCACagagaaaagacaactaccattaaatctATCTATACCTCCCCTTATTAGAAGAGAGACCAGGAATGTTTTGCAATTTGGAAAAATATCAGGTGGCACACATTTTTAACAATGCAAGACAATACAATGTTATTTTTTTCAAAGCATTGAGATGGTTACTTTGTAGTCAGAGTAGCACTGGAAACCATTGAGGTATGGAAGCACTGCCTGATGACAGCCCTCAGATTGATCTAGCTGCAGCGTGTTTTAGATCTGTAGGTGCAGAGCAGCCAGAGATCTCCAGAGCTGAAAACctgaaaatctctctctctcttccttctcttgGTTTGAGTGAAAAGACAGgaaatcaattaaacttacagtGAGGAATTCTAATAAAAGGAAAGTCCCAGGTCTGTCAGCTCAACAATCAAATTGAAGAATGACCATCACTTTACAGACAATGCTATGCTActagggttggttagctcagttggctggatggctggtttgtgacaTCAGCAGTACAGGTTCAAtttctgcactggctgaggttacctcCTGAAGATCCTGCTTTCTcagcctccctccctcacttgtTGGTCACCCTCAGGTTACACTCACCACCAGTTGTTTCGCTCTAATGACagaacagtcatagagtcatagggatgtatggcatggaaaaagacccttcagtccaactcatccacattgaccagatatcctaaatgaatccaatcccatttgccagcacttggcctatatccctctaaacctttcctatttttatatccatccagatgccctttaaatgttatcattgtaccagcctccaccacttcctctggcagctcattccatacacacaccaccctctgagtgaaaaagtcaCCCCTTATGTCTGGGACCATGGTAATTTCACCTTAATATTGCAAAAATTAAAAGTAGCTGCAGAGACAATTTAACCCACACTTGGGATTTGGACTTTTGATATTCAGAATGTTTTTTTCTATCTATATTTTCCACACATAATATTTGTGCTAAACCCTCTGTCTCTTGTCTGTTTTGTTTGTGAATGAATGTATCTGTATTTGGAGTTTTAAATGGTTATAGTTTACATTGAACAGTAGCTGATTAGAAATCCTTTCTTATGACTGCCATTGTTAAAGTTAAGTGTGTATAATAAATAATTATTTTCTGTTAATGATAAGGCTCCATATCCACAGACACTCACTCCCTCTATTACTGACACTCAATGCAACAATGTATACCATTTACaatatgcactgcagaaattcccaTAGCCATCTAGGATGACAAGTGCAATTTATACATGGAAACATTACCCTCTGCAGGATTTGTCTGAGCCACACACACTCCTAACTTGGAAAAATATTGTTGTTTGCTCAATGCAATTGGATCAAATATCTGGAACTTCCTCACTAACAACATTGTGAATCTACCTACAACAAATAGAACacgacagttcaagaaggcagatcaccaccaccttctcaagaccaACAAGAGATAACCAATGAATGTGATATCCCATGAATAAGGAAACAAATTAGTGACTGGCACCAAATGCTAGCCTAGTCAGTGATgcgcacatcccatgaacaaataagaaaaaaaatgtaCTCCCCTGACTCCTGCTGTGCTCTATTCCCAGTGAACATAACTCCAGACACTATTTTTCCATTGACTACCAACAGCCCTCAGTTAGGTGCCTTGCCTTGATGCTTACCTGCACCCTTCTTTCACATTTTCCACTGTGCCATGTGATCTATTAGTATATCTTTCAACCTAATAGTTCTTTGTTGGTGTTCACCTGTCTGATTCCCTCAGCTCAAACCTCTAGTTTTATGTCCCTAGCATCAGACATCCTTGGAAATCCTCCCTTACATTTTGTTAAATATGAACTCGAGAACCCACTGAGACAAATATTCTCTGAAATCATCATTTAAAAAGCTAAAACCGTGTTCCCAGCCCAGGTGTTACTGGGTTTCAAACACAAATATTGGCTACATCCTTCAATACTTTGAACTGTGGACAAGAAAAATATCATGCCACACATTCCAGGAGAAAAGAGCTTGAGGATAGCCTGTTTAATTTGCAGGATTAACCTATCTTTTTGCTTAAGTTCTTATCTTTATTTATTGGTACTTATGTAGCTATACCTTATTACTTAATCAATGCACTCTCAACAGCTAATCAGATTTTATAATGTCAATAATTAAGCTGAAAATGATTCATGACTGAATATATCATGTTAGAGTGCATAATGCAGGTGCTAATACCTTTACAGTGCATTGCAAAGCAACAACTTGCAACAGAAGAGGTACATGTGAAGAATTGCCTGGTGGTTTTAGATGCCATTGTGACCACAAGTTCTATGGAAACAATTGTGAAAATGGTAAGAACTGGAGAAAACAGCAGTAAGTATGTACCCAAAACAAAATCTCAGAATACTGCTACTCCTGACACTGATATTGGAGTGAGTGGTTACCCAGTACCTTGTTCATTCACCATGACTAAATATTGATATTGACAATTTATCCTATCACTCTAATGGATATATCAATAACTTGGTACTTGATTGTGGTAATACTTTTAATTTATATCATAATTGCTGAAAGCTGCTGTAGCATAGAATTCTATTATATTTCATCCCCACTTATCAGTGAattagaaacaaaacagaaaaagctggagaaactcagcatctgcaaacagagaaacagagttaacatttcaatacCACTCTTCTGAATTCAAGCaagttctgcttttatttcagatttccagcatccacagtattttattTATATAAAAATGAATTAGGTAGTTCAAAATGGAATATCTGGTAATTGCTGCATGGTACTATATATCCAACTGGTATTTCAATGCTCAGAATTGGAATTAATTTACATGTGGCATTTGAATTGACTGCACACCTTCCCAATTAATGGTCTTTACCTTACACAGGTCTTAAAAAATTAAAATtaggttttttttattcattcacggaatGAGGGCACAGCTGGCTTGGTCAGCATTATTGCCTTTCCCTAAACTGTCCTTGAAAGGTGATGGGATAAAGAATTGAACGATGGAATTCTTTGGCATAGAGAGAGGATTACAGTATTGCCTTTATCCTGTTGCTGAAAGTTAATGAATAGATTTTGGTGAACTAAGACTTGTCATTAAACATAGAAAATACAGTAAATGACCTGTAATGCACAATATTCACATGTAGAatttatttcatagaatcatacagtggtGTAAAACATAGAAGAAACCTACTTGGCTCTTTATATCTGTGCTAGCTCTCTACAAGAGCAACTCAGCCTGTCCCACTCTCCAACATAATTTATAACCTGTAATTCTTAACTTCTGTCATCGTCATATATTCAACTTTGGTTTATCTTTCAAACAGGAGATCTTGTGATGTAGTCACAGTGTAGTGGTGGTATCACTGGCTTTGTAATGGAGAGGCCTAATATATTCCTCTGGGGACATTGGTTGAAATCGCACCCCGGCAGgtgggcttttacaacaatcaacaagaGTTTCATAGTTACCATTTAGGAACCTTGCTTTCAGTTCCACACTCTGATTGTATCATTTTAAATTCCAACAGTTGCCAAATCCAGTGATATCACCCTGCTCCAATTGAGGCTGGATCGACGATAGAGACTCCAATTTCTTACGCTGTGACTATCTGCCATTGGCGTATGCTGGAACGAGTTATAAGTTAATACTCAACCTGTTTGACTGCATTATGATCACATCTTCCTTGGGCATTAGGTCCTGgactgggacttgaacctggagttTCTGGTTTAAGTACAGGAGTGTTGTCATTCCACCACAAGATCTCCTGCTTGAAAGATACATAATTgtatcatctggttcactaatgtcctttagggaaggtaatCCGCCATCCTTACCCAATCTgttccacatgtgactccagacctgcagaaatgtggttgactcttacctgccttcTGGAATGGCCTAGGAAGCCAGCTGAAGTGCATTTAGGGATAGGCAACACATGCTGGCCTTGCCAACAGTGCCCACATCCtattaaagatttttaaaatgggCCAAAACATATCTGCAAATAAGTGTGTTGCTTCAGAAGCTTAGAGCATTTGAGTGCCATTTTATCTATGCAGTCAGTGCACATCAGATTGCTGCCAACAGCTGGGAGTTGATCACCATTCCAGCTGAGGTGGCTTCGGGATTGTGGGTTGAACCTGTGAGTTGAAAGAGAACTCAAATAAAAAAATCTTTCCAACTAGAATTTTCAATGACATTTTGTTTTGAGCCTCTGGCTGTGAAGTTTTGGAGGACAATTGCCATTTTGCACTTACCTGTGATCAGCACAATAAAGCAGAAAAGATAAGCATAATAAAGATTGATTTAATTATGCATTATAACAGAGAGGACTACATCCCAACAATAAAAGGTAGGAACTGCTAATAGTGTGAATATGAACAGCATGAGCACCTTCCACATCACTTCTTCGTTCTTGGTTTTACAGCAAACTTTATTTTAACCACAACTTTATTTAACCAGCACTCTTGATAAACCGGTAAAAATTATATGCCTCAAATACTGCAATGTCTGACTATTTATGTTATAtataaagtataacagtgatatGTATACCACCATCATTACATTTCTGTTACTTACTGTATGTTTTTACATTGAGTTTAGGAGGAGTGTTGATGTTTTTACATAGACTTCTTGAGCGGCCATGATATCTTGAAGCTTTCTTTGGTTAGAGTTCACTGCAGTTATATGTACTTCTTGATTatccagaatatttgatcaaACGGCACACTCCTGGTCCCATAGGTGCTGGTTAATACAATGTTTGCTGTATTATAATCTGTATTTTGTCCTGAATTATCATTTCTAGAAGCTTCCCTATCACTCAGtttaaactgactggcctgtatATGAGTTTATCTTGACATATTCTTGCAATAAAAGTGGAGAGGTGGGTTTGTTGGACAAACAAGAGAGGAATAGAGAACGAGAGTTGGCAGAATCCCTTTCACTGATAATTAGGCCACAGGGTCACACCCGTtgggccacacatttggactctCCTGCATCCCATTAAATGGAAGATAGAACTGGGCTGGAGCAGTGTGGGCTCCCTAGTttacatagaatccctgcagtacggaaagaggccatttgtcccatcgaGTCTGGGCCAACTCCATGGTCCATTGCTTGTTTTTTCTGGCCATGGATATTCTACAAAGCTCAGCCTTAAAGTGCGTACTGTCTTTTGTAGAATCATCTGAGCCATACATCTTAATGCTATGTTTGTGTTTGCTACAGCCTTTCAGTTGTTTATAAATATTTATTGTCATAATAAAGATTTATTTAAACACTTGctctatagaatccctacagtgtggaagcaagccatttggcccatcaagcccacactgcccctccaaagagcattccatcccctaccccatccctgcatatctgcacattcctggacttAACAGgcagcttagcatggccaatccacctaacctgagactggaggaaacccatacaagacacagggaaaatgttgcctgaggatggaattgaacctgggtccttagcactgtaaggcagctgtgctaaccccTGTGCTACCTCCTCATGCGTTATAAGTCCTGGGATAATTTGCCTCTTTAAATAGTTTCATTCAGAACTCTGTTCAAAGTGACAATGTTGACAAGATGCCCTACACACATACATTACACTTGCAACATGTTAAATGCCATCTAGCAGATATGGACCCCCATGTTCATGCTTGTACCACTGTCTCTACAGAGAAATGCAAAGCCACAAACTGCAACAGAAGAGGTACATGTGTTGAATTGTCTCATGGTTTTAGATGCATCTGTGACCAAGGCTTCTATGGAAACAGTTGTGAAAATGGTAAGAATCAAAGAAAAGCTTTTAAAAGGTATTTCAGAATGTAATCGTTTCAAGTTATTGACACTTGCTGGAGTTGCACTCTGTATGTGTTGCTGTATGTGTGTTTTTTTGTCCAAGTGGACATTCTTAACAATGTAAAATGAAATGTATACACAGATGGTCCAAAGATCAAGAGGCAAAGATTCTTTGTTCCACCGGCATCTGGTCATTGCAAACATTTAGGGAAGTTAAGATTAAACAAGGGAAGATAGAGTATACACATAGAATCAAGCCTGTGATTTACAGCAATTTGAGAAAATCTTTTTTCTGTCTTTCCCCATGAGGCCTCCTTCCCCAAAAGACACCTCTTTGTCTGACTCCCCCAGCTGCCCTGCTCAGAGCCTTCTCTCACTATCGCCACCTGCTGATGGAGATTCCCATTACACATGCCTCCATTTGCCACTTGCCATCCTGGCAACTACACAGTGCACCATGACCATGTGTTCAGAAATTGCACATTTAGCAGGTTCAATTGCGTCATGATGTCTAGTATTTGTGCGTCAATATTAGTGTCAGCATTCCCTTCCTGCATCACTGATTTGAGGGATGGAATGATATCCAGTATTTGCTTGACAGCTTCTCAATTGTACTGGTACTTTCCAAGGCATCCAGACTCTGTGGTGGATAACCCACATTGGGGTCTAGGTCAGTCAGTGCCCCAGGAGTCGGACGATCAGCTGCATTTGTTGCTTCAGTTTCTGCTTCTCGGCAGGTTAGGCTGCTCTGCTTTCCAGGGCAGGAGGAGGCCTCTCTGCACTGGATTCACAAGACACAGGTCACTCCAGGATTCCTCACGGTTATCCAGATTCACTTGAGACATCATACACTGACTCTTCAGGCTCTGCAACACCACAGAGTGAACTGTTTGCCTCCATATCATCTATCAGACCCAGGGCCTCAAGCAAATTCCTCTTTTTGTGAACATTGTCTGAGGCTACTCCACAGTTATTGATGTAATAACATAGACATtgcaccttccccccccccccccccccccgccccacctccccaaacccccataTTCAGCTGTTTGATGACTCTGGAGGGTTCAAGGTTCCACACATCATGTATCATATTCCAATCCCTGACATTCTGATTTTTGAGGAATACCTTTATACTGTTTGGAAAGGCAGTCCTGTCCGTCTTGCAATCATTCAATGCTTCTCATCTCCGCACTTCTGTCTCAGACGCTACTTCAAACGTTTGGCTTAGCCTCATGCGATATGGCTAGCTGCTCAATGACCTGGCCAGTTCCATCAGAAGGTGTAGGTAGCATAAGGAGATGGTTCAAGGAAAACCTGGGGCTCATCCAAAGAAGAGCTGGTGTGGAAAACAGTACACAGATGAAGAGTAGAGTACTATTATAACCATAAATCAGCTCCTAAAGGTACTCAGGCCAAGTTTGTTTACTCTAAGGAGGCAAGGGGCACAAACAGTAATGCAGAGTTCACATAGGCCATGACTCTGTTGCTGACAGGATGGTGCAGCTCTTGGCAATGATATTGAACTAGACTTTGCACCATCTGGAGGAGTGTGATCTCCAAGTTGCATCCCTGGTCATTGTGAATCTAAGTAGAAAAACCAATCACATGCTATCATCTGGTTACAGTTGAGGTTCTCTTGGTTATGAGTGAAAAAAGCCTGCATGGACTTGGTAAAGACATTCTTGGTGCAAAGCATACTGAGTCCCATTATTACTGGGGTCAAAGGCCATAAAGTCCATTTCAAAGACCTCTAGAGATGTCTTGGGGATGAGGATCCTATGTTAGGATAGTCGCTTCCTCATTTTGACCAAAGCACACCTCTCTGCAGCAGTAGTCATTAATATCAGCAGCCATCCCAGGCCAGTAACGCCGCTGTCTGGTCAGGGCGGTTGTCTTTTCCATCGCTGGTGTCCTGCTTGGTCATGAATAACCTGGCACTGTTTGATATTGTGGCCTGAGGGAAGAGGATGCCCACATTGGCACCACCTGAACCAACAGGACTTGCTGTCAGCCATGTCCGGGGCAAACATCAggaactgtacagggcagctgcAGACTGACAGTGGTTGTCTAGGTGTTTCAATATGGCGACATTCCCAGGAATGTCAATTAATTCCGGGATCTCCAGTGAGTGGTGAGTTGCACTGGGAATGGCTATGGTAAAATGAGGCAGAAATTGGGCATGATGCTCACCATAAAGGCTGAAGTGCCAATTCATGTGGGGGATTTGGTGACAATGCAGTGAGAAAACACTCTTAGCCTTGCAGTAAGAATCACTCCACCAAACGCATCTCACATTCAGCCAAAAAAAAAGGTAACACTCAGCCCAAAGAGCCAATGCCCATGGTCACAGCCCAGACTTTCACTCCATGGAATACCTTAATCAAAATTGCTCTATAGTGTACCCTTTTCCAAGATGAATTTCTGAAATCTTCAAATCTACTCTGTTAGCCCAGTGTTTTTAAACTACCCTCAGTTTTATGACCCCATTTTGAGTCTTTTCCAAAGACCCTTTACCACCCACCATATTCAGGGTCCAGAATCGAACTCTGTTTTCTCAATGAGCCTAAACAAGTTCTAGTTCACAGCCACTATGTTATATATTTTGTCCTATATTAGGATTAACTGAGCTATATATTTGCTGTTTTGCTACATCCCTTCACCATTGATGCTAAGAATTTGTGCTTACAATACAAGTTTATTTAAAACTCATAATAGCTCATTCCTTTTAATAAACATCAGTTGTGAACTTTACTTCATGTGAACATGCTTGGGCAGAGCCCTACCTACAATTATTACACATGTTTGCCCAAGTTAAATGCCTCTTGGCATCCATGGGGACCCAGTGTTAATACTGGTGCCAATGTCTTTCCAGAGAAATGCAAAGCAACAAGCTGCAGCAGACGAGGTACCTGTGTTGAATTGGTTAATGGTTTTAGGTGTTTCTGTCAGTATGGCTTCTATGGAAGGAATTGTGAAAATGGTAAGTGTTGGAGAAaatctttttttgaaaaaaatattcAAGATTATAACCTCCTCATCACTGAAGTATGATGTGGTGTGGTCTTCTGTCTCTTTATCCTATTGGACATTCTTCATGTAAAACCTTAATGGTATCAGTAAATTACTGCACTGTGAAGAGTTTCACGATTGAAACATGACCTACATTTGCCTAGCACCTATTGTCAGACACTCTCCAGCGTGGCCTAGAGCCTTCAATGATCTGTCCCTTCTTTATCCCAGAAACATTGAGATTAGTTGCAGTTTTCAACTGTTCCTTTGACTGAGATCAGCTCATGAACAACACAGGAGTCTTCATTTGTTAAAAATGAAGTGATTTAAGTGAGTGTATGTCACAAATACAAACATATTTCCTATTTGTATCCAGCTCATACTTCCTATTGAATTAATAATTTGAGTTGTTTTTCTATGTTCCCATGCTTACTTATTACAACGGATTGATGTTCAATGTCTTGAGGCAGTCTAGATGTAGTGTCAGAAAGTGCATACCTTTCCTTAGGCATCTGTTCATGTACCATTCAACATTTATTCAGGCAATTATTGGCTTGCTTAAACATTCCTTCCATATCAATAATTAATTTCTGTTACTATGGTACCATTTATCTTTGACTAGCTAAAACATGAAAAGTATATTAaaggtagagattgataaatGCTTGGAGATCACAGGGATTGTAAGATATGGGAATGGTCGGGGAAGATGTAACTAAGAttaaaggtcagccatgattttattgattgGCATAAAAGGCATTAGAGGCTTATTCCCACACCTATCTCTTATGTTCTTACTTCCTTAAGTGTGTTCAGATGTCTCCCAATATGTCTCAATATACCTTAATGGTGACTGCATAGTTTGAAACTCTTTTGTTTACAACACAAATTCTGATGCACTACACAATAACTTTTTTGGTCTCGTATTCAGTACACAAAATACTCTGCATTTACCTCTTTGTTTTACAGTCATATCATGTCCAATCATTACAAATCCAGACCACAGCATGATTAAATGTAAAGGATTATATGGAGAGAATCATTTCCAGGCTGTATGCACATTTACCTGTGATCTACGATTTATTCTAATTGGAGACAATTCAACAATCTGCCAAGCATCTGGCTCCTGGACAACTTACAATACAACCTGCCAAGGTCAGTCTGCTAGTTTATTAAAAGCAAATTGTAGTATATGATAAGGTTTATAGGTAAATTAATTTGAAAAAGTTACTGGCTCTTTCAAAGTGACAAGGCCTGCCATTTTTGCTGAATTATTGTTAGCAATTTCAATACTGGTTAAGAGAACCATTTCTTAAATTAGGCCCGAATGTATATCTAATACAGAGCTTTATGAAACAACATCAGTGGTACTGTCCCACTACATAAGTACACGAAGGACAGATTCTAAATGTTAGGTAATCCCCCACCTGCAGAAATAGATCCCAGTACTCAAGGCAAAGGGATAGTGGATAAAATTGGACAAAGGAGGCAGATGGGGAAAGGATTAAGGCAGAACATGACAGAGAGAAACCTCTCAATGCTACAATTCCTTTGACTAAAAGGCTAAAATGCTACTAAC
Above is a window of Chiloscyllium punctatum isolate Juve2018m chromosome 24, sChiPun1.3, whole genome shotgun sequence DNA encoding:
- the LOC140494430 gene encoding E-selectin-like; translation: MLNTEIVGSLETKISKEYRGYPYMSESVVYRLQWGARSFESSREYCTWTYDGLAEIYNENLQHYLSSVASGKEVWIGVSKCNSVWCYSGTGKMVSYTNWAEGEPNNYYSFIFGAENCVLMLSSSEWNDENCSEEHSFMCQELHCKATTCNRRGTCEELPGGFRCHCDHKFYGNNCENEKCKATNCNRRGTCVELSHGFRCICDQGFYGNSCENEKCKATSCSRRGTCVELVNGFRCFCQYGFYGRNCENVISCPIITNPDHSMIKCKGLYGENHFQAVCTFTCDLRFILIGDNSTICQASGSWTTYNTTCQALTCPLLRKPAHSSVNCSGPYGAKHYNTSCYFSCDDGYTLEGDQKTICGESGNWNSYDVQFNQERTR